Proteins encoded together in one Deinococcus hopiensis KR-140 window:
- a CDS encoding MFS transporter produces the protein MRAAAAHTALRHGTAVAVAVTAGHFINDAYGAMLTPLAPALQGRFGVSIAAVTLLSSVFSLTSSVLQPLLGILGERLDRRYAAALGPLMTGLGLTMMGFMPWFGALVLLVAVAGFGSGFFHPAGAAYVALSSPPQKRGLWASLFSAGGTGGMALGPVFAGVGLAHLPWFALIGAAVAAATFVVTPPGKVQGRRVGVAEYARIFRGPLVGLWAMAVLRSLASMGYNAMLPFILLGRGFGAREVGITLAVYSVASALGGIVGGRASDRYGRVPVLRAAILSTIPFFVGLILSSPANWWFYPLTFIVGAAVNASIPVGVVAAQEYAPGHVAVASSIMMGFSWGFAGLLVFLVGVLADVTSPTVAALASLTLLIPSAVIAYRLPEPKQVAFE, from the coding sequence ATGCGAGCCGCTGCTGCCCACACCGCCCTGCGTCACGGAACGGCTGTGGCCGTCGCCGTCACGGCAGGGCACTTTATCAATGACGCGTACGGAGCGATGCTCACCCCCCTCGCGCCCGCCCTGCAGGGCAGGTTCGGCGTCAGCATCGCTGCCGTCACGCTGCTCTCCAGCGTCTTCAGCCTGACGAGCAGCGTGTTGCAGCCTCTGCTGGGCATTCTGGGGGAGCGGCTGGACCGCCGTTACGCTGCCGCGCTCGGTCCCCTGATGACGGGCCTGGGTTTGACGATGATGGGTTTTATGCCGTGGTTCGGGGCGCTGGTGTTGCTGGTGGCGGTGGCCGGGTTTGGCAGCGGGTTCTTTCATCCCGCGGGCGCGGCCTACGTGGCCCTGAGCAGTCCCCCGCAGAAGCGCGGGCTGTGGGCCAGCCTCTTTAGTGCGGGTGGAACGGGGGGTATGGCGCTGGGGCCGGTGTTCGCGGGCGTCGGGCTGGCACATCTGCCGTGGTTCGCGCTGATCGGCGCGGCGGTCGCCGCGGCCACCTTCGTCGTCACCCCCCCTGGCAAGGTGCAGGGCCGCCGGGTGGGCGTGGCGGAGTACGCGCGCATCTTCCGGGGGCCGCTGGTGGGGCTGTGGGCGATGGCCGTGCTGCGTTCACTGGCGAGTATGGGCTACAACGCCATGCTGCCCTTCATCCTGCTCGGGCGGGGCTTTGGGGCGCGGGAAGTGGGGATCACGCTCGCCGTCTATTCGGTTGCCAGCGCGCTGGGCGGAATTGTGGGTGGGCGGGCGAGTGACCGGTACGGGCGGGTGCCCGTGCTGCGCGCCGCGATCTTGTCGACCATTCCCTTTTTCGTGGGGCTGATTCTGTCCAGCCCGGCGAACTGGTGGTTTTACCCGCTTACCTTTATCGTCGGGGCGGCGGTGAACGCCAGCATTCCGGTGGGTGTCGTCGCCGCGCAGGAGTACGCGCCAGGGCATGTGGCCGTGGCGAGTTCAATCATGATGGGATTTTCGTGGGGGTTCGCGGGACTCCTGGTGTTTCTGGTGGGGGTGCTGGCGGACGTGACTTCACCCACTGTGGCGGCGTTGGCGAGTCTGACGCTCCTGATTCCGAGTGCGGTGATCGCGTACCGGTTGCCGGAGCCGAAGCAGGTGGCGTTCGAGTAG
- a CDS encoding DNA polymerase/3'-5' exonuclease PolX gives MSSVTRKDLAGVLKSTADLLDLLGQEAFRANAYRAAARSLEALDGEGTDLVASGFAGVPKVGRGIAADLVAYAQTGTFGPLEDAASQVPPGVLSLFRVRGLGPKKIRALWNAGIDSLETLREAAHDGRVAALKGFGPKSAASMLEAVEFALGAQERQHLSAGVRVSEGLMARLEGLSPRMAGDAARGLETVRAARVTVTGTAEEVTSRLGSAVEALAPVEDRPVLTGRVDGVPVEIGFGPAKTRGALDLVMTGSRTYRKAWQAGAEANGLTLNGRGLKRGDTLLPTPTEAALSRALELPLRPAEYREPEHNALWETLPPPEELVTVANLKGMLHTHSVWSDGAATLPAMVEETLQLGHAYLGTGDHSRAAHYANGLSLERLRAYVAEIRELQRAGLPILAGAEVDILTDGSLDYPDEDLAELDYVVVSVHSAFTLDRNAQTERLIRAVSHPLVTILGHPTGRLLLRRPSYALDLDRVLEACAQAGTVVEINANPYRLDLDWRDALRWRDQLSFAINTDAHVPAGLCDARYGVMVARKAGLTPAQVVNTLGQEAFLAFVKAQRARRRGRPLTAAAGAQRSA, from the coding sequence GTGAGTAGCGTCACGAGAAAGGACCTGGCGGGCGTGCTGAAAAGTACGGCGGATCTGCTGGACCTGCTGGGGCAGGAAGCGTTCCGGGCCAACGCCTACCGCGCCGCCGCGCGCAGCCTGGAAGCGCTGGACGGGGAGGGGACAGACCTGGTGGCCTCGGGCTTCGCGGGGGTGCCCAAAGTCGGCAGGGGCATTGCCGCCGATCTGGTGGCCTACGCCCAGACCGGCACCTTCGGCCCGCTGGAAGACGCTGCCAGCCAGGTCCCGCCCGGTGTCCTGAGCCTCTTCCGGGTCCGTGGACTGGGGCCCAAGAAAATCCGGGCCCTGTGGAACGCGGGCATAGACTCGCTGGAAACGCTGCGGGAGGCCGCCCACGACGGACGTGTGGCGGCCCTGAAGGGCTTTGGCCCCAAAAGCGCGGCGTCTATGTTGGAGGCGGTGGAGTTCGCCCTGGGCGCGCAGGAACGCCAGCACCTCTCGGCGGGCGTGAGGGTATCTGAGGGGCTGATGGCCCGGCTGGAAGGGCTGTCCCCCCGCATGGCCGGAGACGCCGCGCGGGGTCTGGAAACCGTGCGGGCGGCGCGGGTGACGGTGACGGGCACGGCAGAGGAAGTCACGTCACGCCTGGGAAGCGCGGTAGAAGCCCTGGCCCCGGTGGAAGACCGGCCTGTACTGACGGGCCGGGTAGACGGCGTGCCCGTGGAGATCGGCTTCGGCCCTGCCAAGACGCGCGGTGCCCTGGACCTCGTGATGACCGGAAGCCGCACCTACCGCAAAGCCTGGCAGGCCGGAGCCGAAGCGAATGGGCTGACCCTCAATGGCCGGGGCCTGAAGCGCGGAGATACCCTCCTCCCCACGCCCACCGAGGCGGCGTTGAGCCGCGCCCTGGAACTCCCCCTGCGCCCCGCTGAGTACCGCGAACCCGAACACAACGCCCTGTGGGAAACGCTTCCGCCCCCGGAAGAACTCGTGACGGTGGCGAACCTGAAGGGCATGCTCCACACCCACTCGGTCTGGTCCGACGGCGCAGCCACCCTTCCGGCGATGGTGGAGGAAACGCTGCAACTGGGGCACGCTTACCTGGGCACCGGGGACCATTCCCGCGCCGCGCACTACGCCAATGGCCTGAGCCTGGAGCGGCTGCGCGCTTACGTGGCCGAAATCCGCGAGCTGCAGCGCGCAGGCCTGCCCATCCTGGCGGGGGCCGAGGTGGACATCCTGACGGACGGCTCCCTGGATTACCCCGACGAGGACCTCGCGGAGCTCGACTATGTGGTGGTGAGCGTACATTCCGCCTTTACCCTGGACCGGAACGCCCAGACCGAGCGCCTGATCCGGGCGGTGTCGCATCCCCTGGTCACCATCCTCGGCCACCCCACAGGTCGCCTGCTGTTGCGCCGCCCAAGCTACGCGCTGGATCTGGACCGGGTGCTGGAAGCCTGCGCCCAGGCAGGTACGGTGGTGGAGATCAACGCCAACCCCTACCGCCTGGACCTCGACTGGCGCGACGCCCTGCGCTGGCGGGATCAATTGAGCTTTGCCATCAACACCGATGCCCACGTGCCCGCTGGCCTGTGCGACGCCCGTTACGGGGTGATGGTGGCGCGCAAGGCAGGCCTCACCCCGGCGCAGGTCGTCAATACGCTGGGTCAAGAAGCGTTCCTCGCCTTCGTGAAGGCGCAGCGGGCACGAAGGCGAGGAAGACCGCTCACTGCTGCGGCTGGTGCCCAGCGCTCAGCTTGA
- a CDS encoding histidinol-phosphatase HisJ: protein MTLPSLLFDSHMHTPLCGHANGHPREYAQAALDAGLAGICFTDHMPMPAWYDAPWRMRLDQLAEYVDTVREVQAEYAGRLEVRLGLEADFHPGTERFVERVLNMCAWDYVIGSVHYIGAWGFDNPEFVAEYADRDSGELYGQYAALVEGAAACGLFDSIGHLDLPKKFGHRAPDESALLRALDKVAEHDLALDFNTAGWRKPVAEAYPSPELTRAAAARNVPFVLGSDAHKPEEVGFRFREALAQLGEAGGRVVTFTGRERRE from the coding sequence ATGACGCTTCCCTCCCTCCTCTTCGACTCGCACATGCACACGCCCCTGTGCGGCCACGCGAACGGGCATCCGCGCGAGTACGCGCAGGCGGCGCTGGACGCCGGCCTTGCCGGAATCTGCTTCACGGACCATATGCCCATGCCCGCGTGGTACGACGCGCCGTGGCGGATGCGGCTGGACCAGCTGGCCGAATACGTGGACACCGTGCGCGAGGTCCAGGCCGAATATGCCGGGCGGCTAGAGGTACGCCTGGGTCTGGAGGCGGACTTTCACCCCGGCACCGAGCGCTTCGTAGAGCGGGTACTGAACATGTGCGCGTGGGATTACGTGATCGGCAGCGTCCACTATATCGGCGCGTGGGGCTTCGACAATCCCGAATTCGTGGCCGAGTACGCGGACCGTGATTCCGGCGAGTTGTACGGGCAATACGCGGCGCTGGTAGAGGGAGCAGCGGCGTGCGGCCTGTTCGATTCCATCGGGCACCTCGACTTGCCCAAGAAGTTCGGGCACCGCGCGCCGGACGAGTCGGCCCTGTTGCGGGCGCTGGATAAGGTGGCCGAGCACGACCTTGCGCTCGACTTCAACACGGCAGGCTGGCGTAAACCTGTGGCGGAGGCGTACCCCTCGCCCGAACTCACCCGCGCCGCCGCTGCCAGAAACGTTCCGTTCGTGCTGGGGAGTGACGCCCACAAGCCGGAGGAAGTCGGCTTCCGGTTTCGGGAGGCGCTGGCACAGCTTGGGGAAGCGGGCGGGCGCGTGGTGACGTTCACGGGGCGGGAACGCCGTGAGTAG